The genomic segment TCGCCGTCAGGGATCCTGGCAAGCGCCGGCATCCCCTGGCCGACGGCATCGCGCAGACCACGCGCCCGCTGGAGCTCGTGAGCGATCCCGACGTGGACGTCGTCGTCGAGGTGGCGGGCGGCGCGGCCGTGGAACCAATCCTGCGCGCCGCGCTGGCGGCCGGCAAGCCCGTCGTCACGGCGAACAAGACGCTCCTCGCCACGAAGCTCGCCGAGCTCGGCGTGCTGGCCGAACGGACGGCGACGCCCCTCTACTGCGAAGCCGCGGCAGCCGCGGCCCTGCCCATCATCCGCCACCTCGCCCACCGCGCCGACGAGGTGCAGAGTCTGGCCGGCATCGTCAACGGCACGTGCAACTTCGCGATGACGCGCCTCGAGCAGGAGCTGTCGCTCGACGAGGCCGTGGCCGAGGCGCAGGCGCTCGGGTTCGCCGAGGCCGATCCGTCGGCCGATCTCGACGGCCTCGACGCCGCGGCGAAGCTGTCGATCCTGGCGTACCGGGCGTTCGGCGCCTGGGTGCGTCCCGACGCCTTCCCCGTGCGCGGCATTCGCGAGCTCGACCCGGCGGACTGCGATCTGGCCGAGTCGATGGGGTGCCGCATCCGCCTGCTGGCCAGGGCCGCGCGCGTCGGCGGCGCGCTGGACATGGCGGTGGAGCCGCTGCTCCTCCCGGCGTGGCACCTGCTCGCGTCGGTCGAAGAGGAATACAACGCCGTGTACCTCAAGTGCGCGGCCTCCGGCGACCTGAGCCTTTTCGGCAAGGGCGCGGGCGCGCTGCCGACGGCCACGGCCGTCCTCGGCGACCTCATCGATCTCGCGCAGCACAACTCCGTGCGATGGCCCATCCCCCAGCCGGCCGCCCTCGCGGGCGTGGGCGGCACGCCGGCCCTCGATCGCCGGCACTTCCTGCGGGTCTCCGCCGATCCGCATCCCGGCCTCGACCGCCGCGTGGAGAGCCTCGTGCGCCGGGCCGGACTGACGGTCCAGAACCGCGCGGTACGAAGCGCCGGCGATCAGGTCCACCTCGGCTACGTCGTCTCGCCGGGATCGACCGCCGCGATCGAAGACGTGCGCCAGGGCATCGCGCGCCTGGCGCGCGTCAGCCGCGTCATCGCGCTCGGAGTGTACGAGTGAGCGCCGTCTCGGCCTGGCTCGATCCCGAGGCGTGTCCCAGGGAGCGGCCGCCGCTGGCGGCCATGGCCGAACCCACGCGCGATCTGCACGCCGCCATCGACGGCCAGGCGCGGCGCACGGGGGTTCCCTATCTCCACCCCGACGAGGCGACCGTGCAGCAGGATCTGCTGGGCTCGTCGGCCGTCGTCGAGTGGCAGGAAGGCAAGGCCGCCTTCCTCTTCGCCGCGGAGGGGTGCTGGTCGGAACTGCCGCCGCTCTACGCCCGCTACGGCACGGCTGCCACCCGCGGCCTGATCGATCGGCTGAAAGCCCTCGAAGGCGCCGGCGCCGCCCTCGTGTGCGATTCCGGCATGCAGGCCACGGCGCTGGTCTTCGACAGCCTGATGACCCCGGGCGCGCACGCCGTGCTGACCCGGCAGGTCTACAACAAGACCCGGAGCTACATGCAGTGGCTGGTCACGCGGCTGGGCGGCACGTTGACGGTGGTGGACGATGGCGAGTACGACGCGCTCGCGGCCGCGATCACGCCAGCCACCCGCGTCGTCTTCGCCGAGACCTTCACGAACCCGCTGATGCGGGCGCAGGACCCGGCGCGCCTCGTCGCCGTCGTCGCGGAGGCCCGGCAGGCCGGGGCCGTTGACGCACGGCTCGTCCTGGACTCCACCATCGCCACGCCGTGGGCGTTCGACACGCCGCTCCTCGCGCAGGGCGTGGACGTCGTGGTCGCGAGCGGCACCAAGGCGTTGAGCGGCACGGACCGCGACCTGTGGGGCTACGTCGCAACGAATGACACTCCCACGGCGAACGCGGTCATGGACCTCGTCGCGATGCGCGGCGGCGTCCTGGACTGGCGCCGGGCGACCGCCATTCTCGATCGCCTGGACGGGGCGGAGGCGGCGCACGCGCGGCGATGCGACACGGCGACGCGGGTGGCGGCCTTCCTCGCGAGGCATCCGCGCGTCGCTGAGGTGTTCCATCCGTCCCGGCCCGACCACCCGGACGCCGACATCGTCCGCCGCCACTACCGGCGGCACGGATCGATCGTGTCGTTCCGCGTCGCTGGCGCCGACGAGGCCCGGGCCCGGCACGTGGCCGACGTGCTGGCCACCACCACCATCGTCCGCTACGCGCTGTCGTTCGACGGCCTGGCCACGAAGGTGAACCACCACCAGACCGTGTCGGAGTACTTCACGCCGCCCGATCAGCTCCGCAGGAACGGCATCGACCGCCTGATCCGGCTGGGCGTCGGGCTGGAGGCAGCCGAGGACCTCGTCGCGGCCCTCAACTGGGCGCTGCACCACGCCGCCGACGTGTCACCCGAGGCCGTCGCCGCCTGGCAGCGGGCGCGCCGGAGCGCCCTGGAGCGGACACCAGCCCGACAGTAGACTGAAAAGGTGCCGCTTTCCACGGACGATGGCCTTCCGCAGGCCGTGCAACGGCATCGGCCGATCTCGCTGTTGATCGGCCTGGCCATCGCGCTGCCCTTCGTGACCAGCATCGTGGCGGCGGGCGTCGTGCTCGCTCGCCAGACCGCGCTCCAGCAGTCGATGGCCCTCGTGACCGGCACGTTCGAAATCCGGTACGTGAGCGAGGAGCTGCGGGTCCATCTGACGACCGTCCAGTCTGCCTCGCGAGGCTACGTGCTCACGGGCCGCCGCGAGTTCCTGGAGCCGTTCGAGGGCGCCGCCCGCGACGCCGCCGCCACGGCGGCACGCCTGGCGATGCTCGTCCGCGACGTCGCCGCGCAGCGGGAGCGCGCCGCCACCGTGCAGACGCTGGTGACCGAACGCCTCGCGCTGGCGCGCTCCGTGATCGACGCGACGACTGCGGGGCGCGTCGACGATGCCCGCCGGGAGATCGAGTCGGGCCGCGGGTTGCGGCTCACGAACCGCACCACGGCGCTCGCGGCCGAGATCGACGAGGCGGCCGGCGAACTGCTGCGGACGCACGAGGCGCAGCTGGCAGGGACGGCCCGGCAACAGGGCTGGTGGCTCACGGGCCTGCTCGTGTCGAGTGCGGCGGCGCTCGTGGCCCTGCTCGCTGTCGTGAAGCGCGCGCGGGCCTACGAGGAGATCGTGCGGATGTGCGCGTGGTCGCAGACCATCGAGTACAAGGGCGCGTGGATGTCGTTCGAGGACTACCTCGCCGCGCGCTTCGGGCTCCAGACGACGCACGGCATCTCGCCGGAGGCGGCACGCAAGGTGCGCGAAGAAGTTGCGCGCGAGGTTGCGGCGGCCGCCACGAGCGACCGGCCAGCCCTGGACGACGGCCCGGGGGACGCTACCCCTCGTAGCGCATCATCGCCATGAACCCGTTGTCCATGTGGAACTGCTGGTGGCAGTGGAAGAGCGCCAGCCCGGGCTGGTCGGCGGTGACGTCGATGTCCACCTGCTTCCACGGCGGCACGACGACCACGTCCTTCATGAGGCCGGACGTGGGCCGGCCGTCCACGCGCGCCAGCTCGAAGGTGTGGCGGTGGAGATGGACCGGGTGCGGGTCCGCGCTCTGGTTGTCGAGCGTCCACCGGTAGCGCTTCCCTGCCTGCACGACGATGTCGTCGGTCTTCGGATACTGCTTGCCGTTGATGGTCCAGTGGTGGCCGTCGACGGCCCGGAAGGCCAGCGTGAGCCGCCCGTCGATCGCCGCCGACGGCGTCTCGCGCACGCCGAAAATCGTGTAGTCCCAGGGACGCGGAAGCGGCTCCTGCCACCGGGGCGGTCCGGACGCGCCCGCGTACTCGACGACGAGCCCGAGGCCCTTGTCCCGGTCGGCCGCGCGCGGAGCGCCGAGCACCCACACGCCTGGGTGGTCCATCTCCACGGTGGCATCGACGCGTTCGCCAGGGGCCACCTCCACGATGGGCACGGCGAGGGGCGTCGGCACGGGATTGCCGTCGAGGGCGAGCACGTGGAACCGGTGTCCGGCCAGCGCGAGCTGGTGTGTGAGCGTGGCGCTGGCGTTCACGATGCGGAAGAGGACGCGGCTGCCTTCCTTCACGCGCAGCGGTTCACCCGCGCCTAGCATCCGCCCGTTGATGCTGTAGCTCTTGAACTCGACATCGCGGGTGCCCTCGCGCCGGAACGACGGCTCCCATTCGTGCAGCACGAGCGGCACGTCGGCGTCATAGCTCCCCGGGTCGCCGTCCTCCACCACCATCACGCCGAACTGTCCCGTGTAGGTGCCCTTCCCGAGGTCGTTCGCCGCCGTGTCGTGGCTGTGGTACCAGCGCGTGCCCGCCGGTTCCGGCGTGAAAAGGTAGCGCCGCCGCCCGCGCGGCGGCACTCCCGGCGTGCCCTGTTCGTAGACGCCGTCCACGTCAGCCGGAATGTGGAGGCCGTGCCAGTGGACGATGTCCTCACTGGCCGTGTCGTTGAACACGTCCACCGTCATCGGCCGGCCGCGGCGCACCCGCACGAGCGGACCTGGCACCTGGCCGTTGTAGGCCAGCGTCCGCACCTCGCGCCTGGGCGCGATCTCATGACGGCACTGGCCGATCCGGAGCGTCACGTCCGCCGGACCGGCCAGTTCCTCGGGAGTCTGCGGCGGGTGGACCATCCGCCGCCCGCCGTGCTGGCCGCTGACAAGGGCCGGGACCGACGCCCACGCGGCCGCAGCGGCCAGCCATTCACGACGGGTCATGCCGCCACCGTACCACGGGTGCGCGGGCACGACGTGGCGCTACTGCTGAATCGACTTCAGGAAGTCGGTCAGCGCCTGGATCCGGATGGGCACGGTGTCGCGGCCGATCGAGCGGAAGAGCGATCCCCACACCGGCATGTCGCGCGAGCCGTGCGCGGCGATCTCGTCGGCGCCCTCGATGTAGCGCTTGATCTTGATCTCGGGGAAGGTGCCGCCGTTGCGCGCCGCGATCTTGGTCAGATCGGCCGGCGCCTTGGTGAGGGCCTTGGCCGCCGGGCCCGTGCCCTTGGCATCGAGGCCGTGGCACGACGCGCAGTACGCGTTGAACATCCCGGCCCCGTCCGATGCCTGGGTGCGCGGCATCGGCTTCTCCTTCACCGTCTGCGCGTAGGACGTCCCGGCCGCGAACGCCAGTGCCGTCACCGCGATGAGGATGTGCCTGGTCATCGCCGACCTCCTCCGAGACGTCGTGGCAGCCGATCGCGCGCGCGAGCCACCAGGCCGCAGCGAGGATGCGAACGACGCTCTTGCGGGCTCGGGACCAGCAATTCCGGTGCCTTGCGGATGAGCCCGGCCGCGCGCGTGGATGCGCCCCGGGAGGGACGATCGCGCGGGAATCCCCGCGAGGCGCGGGCGATTCCCCGGTCGCGTTGCAGGGCTGCCGCCGCCGTGGCCGCCACCGCCCAGCGTAGACCTCCGGCGACAATCACTCAGACGGCGTGATGTCCTGAGACGTCAGAGTCAGGCGCAAGGCCGGTGCGCGTCAGTTCGCGAAGGCGGCGATGCCCGTCTGGGCGCGCCCGAGGATGAGCGCGTGGATGTCGTGGGTGCCTTCGTACGTGTTCACGACTTCCAGGTTCACCAGGTGCCGGATCACGCCGAACTCGTCCACGATGCCGTTGCCGCCCATCATGTCGCGCGCCATCCGGGCGATGTCGAGCGCCTTGCCGCACGAGTTGCGCTTCATGATCGAGGTGACCTCGGGCGCCGCCGTGCCCTCGTCCTTCATGCGCCCCAGGCGCAGCACGCCCTGCAGGCCGAGCGTGATCTCGGTCTGCATGTCGGCGAGCTTCTTCTGGATGAGCTGATTCGCCGCCAGCGGCCGGCCGAACTGCTTGCGGTCCAGCACGTAGTCGCGGGCGCGGAACCAGCAGTCCTCGGCGGCGCCCAGCGCGCCCCACGCGATGCCGTAGCGCGCGCTGTTGAGGCACGTGAACGGCCCCTTCAGGCCGCGGACGTCCGGGAAGGCGTTCTCGTCGGGGCAGAACACGTTCTCCATCACGATCTCGCCCGTGATGCTCGTGCGCAGGCCCACCTTGCCGTGCGTGCCGGGCGCGCTGAGGCCCTTCATGCCCTTGTCGAGGACGAACCCGCGGATCTCGTCGGCGTCGTCCTTCGCCCACACGATGAAGACGTCGGCGATCGGGCTGTTCGAGATCCAGGCCTTGGTGCCGTTCAGCACGAAGCCGCCGTCGGCCTTCTTCGCCCGGGTGATCATCCCGCCCGGGTCCGATCCGAAGTTCGGTTCGGTCAGGCCGAAGCAGCCGATCCACTCGCCCGTCGCCAGCTTCGGCAGGTACTTCTGCTTCTGCGCCTCGGTGCCGAACGCGTTGATGGGCACCATCACCAGCGAACCCTGGACGCTCATCATCGAGCGGAAGCCCGAGTCCACCCGCTCCACCTCGCGCGCGACCAGCCCGTAGCTCACGTAGCCGAGCCCCGCGCCGCCGTACTGCTCCGGGATGACGATGCCGAGGAAGTCCAGCGCGCCCATCTCCCGGAAGATCGACGGGTCCGGCGTCTCGTGCCGGAACATCTCCAGGGCGCGCGGCGCCAGTTTCTCCTGGCAATACTGGCGCGCCGTGTCGCGCACCATGCGCTCCTCGTCGGTCAGTTGCTGGTCGAGGAGCAGCGGGTCGTTCCAGGTGAAGCGCGCGGACGTCTTGGCCATGGCGACGCTGATCTTAATCCACCCGTCGGCAGGCGCCGGGGGCCGGGCCGGGCGCGTCCGCGGCCGTCACGCGCCGGCGGCCGGCGGCGCCTCCAGTTCCACGCCCAGGCCGTCGGCGATGCGGTTCACGAAGGCGAAGCGAGGCGACGTGACGGCACAGGCGTCGTGATCCCGCGGTCGTCCAGGCCACTGCACGCAGGGCCTCCACGTGCGCGGCCGTCATGCCGCCGGGGTCGAGGGTGAGCGCGTCGGCATAGGCCACGAGCGCCCGCTCGCGCTCCGACAGGCCGGGCGCGGCGACCGGCGTGGTCGTCAGGCCGTCCACGAACGCGTGCTGAACGGCGGGCGGCAGGCCCTCGCGGGCCAGGATGGCACGGAGACCCGCTCCGTGATGGTGCAGTCAATAGTGGCAGCGGTTCAGCGCCGACACGCGGACACCCAGCACCTCGCGCTCGCGGCGGCTGAGCGGGCCAGGGCGGTGCATCACCTGCACGTACAGCGCGTGATGCTGGCGCATCACCGGCGGATGCACCGCATGGATCTGGATGATGTGGTCCGGGTCGTTCACGCGGTCCGCGGGATCGAGCCGGTCGGGCGGGACGTAGGCGATGTGGGCCATGGGCGGTGAGAGCGGTGCCGCGGCGGGCGGACGCGGCAGGACGAACCGGCCGCAGGCTACCACGCCCCCGCGCGCCGGCCGGGCGGGCGCCGTCAGCCGCGCACGGCCCGGCCGACGGCCTGGGCCAGGCCCGACGGCCCTCCGAGGTGCTCGACGACCGGACGTCCTGGAAACCGGGCCGTGAAGCGCGATGCCAGGGCGGCACGGCGCCCGAGCGCCACGCCGCCATCGAGGACGAGGGCCTCCGGAGCGCGGTCCATCAGCCGGATCGCCTCGTCGTCGGTGGATGCGCCCACCGGCGCATACCCCGCCGACACGAGCCCGGCGACGAGGCGCGCGACCACGGACGGATGGGCCACGACGAGCAGCGGCACGCGGCGGGAGCCGGGGCGCGGGGGCATGCCCTCCATCGTGCCCGACGCCGCGCCCGAACGGCCAGCACGCGGTCGCCGCCGCCACCCGGATTGACATTACATCTACATTGTGGATATTAAGATCCCCATGCCGCCGACCATGCCACCGCCGCCGCTGGGCGAGTTCGAGCACGTCGTCCTCCTCGCCCTCCTGCGCCTCGGCGCCGATGCCTACGGCGCCTCCGTCTCGGCCGAGATCGAAGCACGCGGCCGGCGCGAGGTGTCGGTCAGCGCGGTGCACACCACGCTGGATCGGCTCGAGCAGAAGGGCCTGGTCCGCTCGCGCGTCGGTGACCCGACGCCGCAGCGCGGCGGCAAACGCAAGCGGCACTTCGACGTCACGCCGGCCGGGCTGCGCGCCGTGCGCGCCGCCTACGGCGCAATCCAGCGCATGGCCGACGGACTCGACGGACTCCTGGGAGAGCCGGCGTGACCCGCGCCCGCGTGCCGGTCCTGGCCTCGTGGCTCGTGGCCCGCGTGACTCCCAGATCGCGCCGCGACGAGCTCCTCGGCGACCTCGCCGAAATGCTGCACCAACGCCGGGCGCGCTCCGGCGGCCTCGCGGCCTGGCGCTGGTACTGGCGCCAGACGGGCCGCGCCGTGACGGATGCGGCCGATCGCGCGATCCGGCGGGAACGCGGGCCGCTCGGCCGGACACTCGTCGAGGACACGCGGCACGCCTGGAGGGCCCTCACCGTGCGTCCGGCCTTCTCGTCGGCCGCCGTCGCCCTGCTGGCGCTGGGCCTCGGCGCCAATGCCACGGTGTTCAGCTGGGTGAACGCCGTGCTCCTCGATCCGCTGCCGGGCACGACCGAGCCCGGCCGCCTCGTGCAGCTCTCCTACCTGTATCGCGGCGATCCGCTGACGAGCTTCTCGGTGCCGGACTATCGCGACGTCCGCGAGGGCGCGACGGAACTCGAAGGGGTCGCCGGCCGGGACGATCTCGCCGTGGGCGTCGTCATCGACCACGACGCGGAGCGCGCCTGGGCCGAGGTGGTGACCGCCAACTACTTCGACGTGCTCGGCGTACCGATGGCGCTCGGCCGCGCCTTCACGCCCGGCGACGATCGCGCGGGCACCGTCCCCACCGCCGTCCTGGCCCATCGCTACTGGACCGGGCGATTCGGCGCCGACCCGGACGTGATCGGCCGGGCCGTCCGCGTCAACGCGCAGGTGGTGACGATCGTCGGCGTGGCGGCGCCGGGCTTCCAGGGCGGCGAGTCCGGCCTGGCCTACGACCTGTGGCTGCCGCTCGGGGCGCACCCGGCCGTGGCGCCCGGGCCCAGCCGCCTGGACGCGCGCGGCAGCCGCTGGCTCACCGTGATCGGGCGACTCGCGCCGCACGCCACCCCCGACACCGTGCGCGCGGAGCTCGATCGGACCATCGACCGGATGCGGCGGGCCTTCGCCGCCGAGGGGCGGTACGTGGAGCATCGCGGCGCGGTGTTCGCGCTGTCGGCCTCTCCCAACGGCGCCGTCGCGATCCTGCGGCCGGTGCTGCTCGTGCTGATGGCGGTGGCCCTCGTGGTGCTGCTCGTCACGTGCGCCAACCTCGCCGGCCTGATCCTGGCCCGCTCGTCGGCCAGGCAGCGCGAGATGGCGGTGCGCCTGTCGATGGGCGCCAGCCGCGGGCGTCTCGTCCGGCAGCTCCTGCTGGAGGGCGCGATGCTGTCGGCGCTTGGCGCGGTGGGCGCGGTGGCCGCCCTTCGGTGGACCGCGGGCCTTCTGGTCGGGATGGCGCCGCCGTCGGAGCTGCCGATCGCGTTGTCCGTGCCCGTGGACGCCCGCGTGCTGGCCGTGACGGCCGCCTGCGCGTTCGGCACGGTGCTCCTCTTCGCGCTGGCCCCTGCCGTCCAGACGGCGCCGCACGACGTCGCCGGCACCCTGCGCGACGCCGGCGCGGCGGGGCGCGCCTTCGGCCGGCATCGCTGGCGCCGGGCGCTCGTGGCGGCGCAGGTGGCGCTGTCCGTGGCGCTGCTGGTCGGCGCCGGCCTCAGCCTGCGGAGCCTCCAGGCGGCCTCGCGCATGACGCCGGGTTTCATGGCTGACGGCCTCGTCGTCGGCTGGCTCGACCTCTTTTCCGCCGGCTACGACGAGACGGAAGGCCGCGCCTTCTACACGCGGCTCCTCGACCGCGTCCGCGCGCTGCCAGGCGTGACGGCGGCCACGCTGGGCCGGCGTGTGCCGCTCGGCTTCACCGGACCCGCGTCGAGCGACTTCACGGTGGAGGGCGCACCGGCCACGGACGACATCCGCGTGGCGGCGGTGTACCACGTGGGGCCGGACTACGCCGCCACGCTCGGCGCGCGCGTGGTGGCGGGCCGCGACCTGACGGACGCCGACACGGCTGGACGGACCGCCGCCGTGATGGTCAACGAGACGCTGGCGCGGACCTACTGGAAGGACCGCTCGCCCATCGGCGGGCGTGTCATGTTCGGTCAGCCTCGGGCGGATCGGCCGCCGACGTGGATGACCGTCGTCGGCGTCGTCGCGGACATCAAGCAGCGTTCGCTCACCGAGCGCCCGAGACCGACGCTGTACGTGCCGGTCCTCCAGCAGTACGCGTCGGCCATGGTGCTGCACGTCCGCACCAGCGGCGACCCGGACCGCCTCGCCGGTGACCTGCAGCGCGCCGTGCGCGACCTCGACCCGCGCGTGCCCTTCTTCAACGTGGGACGGCTCGACGACCACGCCGCGGCCGCCACCTTCACGCAGCGTCTTGCCGGCGACGTGCTGACGGCGCTCGGCGCCCTCGCGGTCCTCCTGGCCGGGATCGGCGCCTACGGGCTGCTCGCGTTCCTCGTCGGCCTCCGCCGCCGCGAAATCGGCATCCGGCTGGCCGTGGGCGCCACGCGGCGGCAGGTCGTCGGGCTCGTGGCCGGCACCGGAGCGCGAGTGGTGGGTGCCGGTCTGGCACTGGGCCTGGTGCTCTCGGCCGGCGTCGGCGCCGGACTCCGCGGCCTCCTCATCGGCGTGACGGCGGCCGATCCGGTCACCTACACCGGGGTCGTGGCGGTCCTGACGCTGGTGGCCGGCGCGGCGTGCGTCGTGCCGGCGCGGCGGGCCGCGGCGCTCGATCCCGCCCTGACGCTGCGCGACGAATAGCCGTCGGCGGTGACGGCCGCGCCACGCGACGCACGCGGGCGATACCTCGAGCGACGTACCTTACGTGGATCGGAGGGCCTCGGACGCGTCCACGCGGGCGGCCCGGCGGGCGGGCACCGCCACGGCGACGACGACGGTGGCGAGGAGCACGACCGGCACGGCAACGAAGGTGGCCAGGTCGAACGGACTCACGCCGTAGAGCAGCGCGCTCAGCGGCCGCGCGACCAGCGCGGCGCCGCCGATGCCCACGGCGAGCCCGACGGCCGCCAGCGTCAGGCCGTGGCCCAGGACCATCCGCCCGACGCGATCGGTCGTCGCGCCCAACGCGAGCCGGACGCCGATCTCGCGCGTCCGCTGGCTGACCACGTACGCCATCACCCCGTACACCCCGATGGCCGCGAGCACCAGCGCCAGCCCGCCGAAGACGCCGACGAGGAGCGCGCCCATCCGCGCCGCCCAGAGCCCCTGGTCCAGGACGCCGCCGAAGGTGAGCACGCCCGTGAGCGGCATCGCGGGCTCCATCTCCTGGACCAGGGCACGAACGGCCCCGAGCGCCGCCTCGGGGGCGGCGCTCCGCACGACGAGGCTGATCTGGGTCTGCGGCTGCTGCGCGAGCGGCTGGTAGGCGAAGGCCAGCGGGTCCTCGCCGATGAAGTTGACCTTCGCGTCCCTGGCGACACCCACGACTTCCACCGGCGCGTCCTGGCCGAAGAAGAAGAAGCGCTTGCCGAGCGCGCTCTCGTCGGGCCAGAACTGCTTCGCCATCGTCTCGTTCACGATGGCCACGGCCGGCGTGCCCTGGCGGTCGGCGTCCGTGAATCCGCGGCCGCCGGTCACCCTGATGCCGGTGGTGTCGAAGTACGACGACGTGACGAGGGCGATCTGCACGAACCGGCCGGCGGAGCGGTCGCGCGTGTCCTGGCCGTCGAGGAACACCGAGCGGGCGAAACCGCCGAAGGTCAGGGGCACCGCGTTGGTCAGGGCTGCCTGCTGGACGCCCGGCGCCGATGCGACGCGCTCGAGGATCTCGCGCTGGCGGTCGTACGCGGGCCCGGGCGCCATGCCGCGCGACGCGAGATCGAACGAGAGCGTGGCCATCGACGCCGCGTCGAACCCGGGATCGATCTGCTGGGCGTTGGACAGGCTGCGGACGAAGAGCCCCGCACCGACCAGTGCCACCGACGACAACGCCATCTGGCCGACGACCAGCGCGTGGCGGAGCGAGAACCATCGGCGGCCGGCCGGCTGGCTCGAGCGGTCCTTGAGCTCGCCCACGAGATCCGGCCGCGTGAACTGCAGCGCGGGCGCCAGCCCGAAGAGCACGCCCGTCACCACGGCCGCGACGGCCGTGAAGGCCAGCACGCGCCCGTCGATCGGGAGCGTCAACGCATCGGGAGGCAGGAACGGAGGCCTGAGCGCCAGGAGGCCCAGGCGCGTCCAGTAGGCCACGACCAATCCCACGGCGCCGCCGAGCAGGCCGAGCAGAAGGCTCTCCACGAGGAGCTGCCGGATCAGCGCCCCTCGGCCCGCGCCCACCGAGAGCCGGACCGCGATCTCGTGCCGCCTCGCCGCCGCCCGTGCCAGCAGGAGGTTCGCGACGTTCGCGCACGCGATGAGGAGCACCAGTCCGACCACCACCATCAGCAGCACGCCAGCGGTTGCGGCCGCGCGCTGCTGCGCCGGCACGGGCGACACGGTGGTCTCCGCCAGCGGCACGAGCGTGGCGCTGCGGCCC from the Vicinamibacterales bacterium genome contains:
- a CDS encoding PLP-dependent transferase translates to MSAVSAWLDPEACPRERPPLAAMAEPTRDLHAAIDGQARRTGVPYLHPDEATVQQDLLGSSAVVEWQEGKAAFLFAAEGCWSELPPLYARYGTAATRGLIDRLKALEGAGAALVCDSGMQATALVFDSLMTPGAHAVLTRQVYNKTRSYMQWLVTRLGGTLTVVDDGEYDALAAAITPATRVVFAETFTNPLMRAQDPARLVAVVAEARQAGAVDARLVLDSTIATPWAFDTPLLAQGVDVVVASGTKALSGTDRDLWGYVATNDTPTANAVMDLVAMRGGVLDWRRATAILDRLDGAEAAHARRCDTATRVAAFLARHPRVAEVFHPSRPDHPDADIVRRHYRRHGSIVSFRVAGADEARARHVADVLATTTIVRYALSFDGLATKVNHHQTVSEYFTPPDQLRRNGIDRLIRLGVGLEAAEDLVAALNWALHHAADVSPEAVAAWQRARRSALERTPARQ
- a CDS encoding CHASE3 domain-containing protein; this encodes MPLSTDDGLPQAVQRHRPISLLIGLAIALPFVTSIVAAGVVLARQTALQQSMALVTGTFEIRYVSEELRVHLTTVQSASRGYVLTGRREFLEPFEGAARDAAATAARLAMLVRDVAAQRERAATVQTLVTERLALARSVIDATTAGRVDDARREIESGRGLRLTNRTTALAAEIDEAAGELLRTHEAQLAGTARQQGWWLTGLLVSSAAALVALLAVVKRARAYEEIVRMCAWSQTIEYKGAWMSFEDYLAARFGLQTTHGISPEAARKVREEVAREVAAAATSDRPALDDGPGDATPRSASSP
- a CDS encoding multicopper oxidase family protein, which produces MTRREWLAAAAAWASVPALVSGQHGGRRMVHPPQTPEELAGPADVTLRIGQCRHEIAPRREVRTLAYNGQVPGPLVRVRRGRPMTVDVFNDTASEDIVHWHGLHIPADVDGVYEQGTPGVPPRGRRRYLFTPEPAGTRWYHSHDTAANDLGKGTYTGQFGVMVVEDGDPGSYDADVPLVLHEWEPSFRREGTRDVEFKSYSINGRMLGAGEPLRVKEGSRVLFRIVNASATLTHQLALAGHRFHVLALDGNPVPTPLAVPIVEVAPGERVDATVEMDHPGVWVLGAPRAADRDKGLGLVVEYAGASGPPRWQEPLPRPWDYTIFGVRETPSAAIDGRLTLAFRAVDGHHWTINGKQYPKTDDIVVQAGKRYRWTLDNQSADPHPVHLHRHTFELARVDGRPTSGLMKDVVVVPPWKQVDIDVTADQPGLALFHCHQQFHMDNGFMAMMRYEG
- a CDS encoding c-type cytochrome — protein: MTRHILIAVTALAFAAGTSYAQTVKEKPMPRTQASDGAGMFNAYCASCHGLDAKGTGPAAKALTKAPADLTKIAARNGGTFPEIKIKRYIEGADEIAAHGSRDMPVWGSLFRSIGRDTVPIRIQALTDFLKSIQQ
- a CDS encoding acyl-CoA dehydrogenase — protein: MAKTSARFTWNDPLLLDQQLTDEERMVRDTARQYCQEKLAPRALEMFRHETPDPSIFREMGALDFLGIVIPEQYGGAGLGYVSYGLVAREVERVDSGFRSMMSVQGSLVMVPINAFGTEAQKQKYLPKLATGEWIGCFGLTEPNFGSDPGGMITRAKKADGGFVLNGTKAWISNSPIADVFIVWAKDDADEIRGFVLDKGMKGLSAPGTHGKVGLRTSITGEIVMENVFCPDENAFPDVRGLKGPFTCLNSARYGIAWGALGAAEDCWFRARDYVLDRKQFGRPLAANQLIQKKLADMQTEITLGLQGVLRLGRMKDEGTAAPEVTSIMKRNSCGKALDIARMARDMMGGNGIVDEFGVIRHLVNLEVVNTYEGTHDIHALILGRAQTGIAAFAN
- a CDS encoding carboxymuconolactone decarboxylase family protein, which gives rise to MAHIAYVPPDRLDPADRVNDPDHIIQIHAVHPPVMRQHHALYVQVMHRPGPLSRREREVLGVRVSALNRCHY
- a CDS encoding helix-turn-helix transcriptional regulator — protein: MPPTMPPPPLGEFEHVVLLALLRLGADAYGASVSAEIEARGRREVSVSAVHTTLDRLEQKGLVRSRVGDPTPQRGGKRKRHFDVTPAGLRAVRAAYGAIQRMADGLDGLLGEPA
- a CDS encoding ADOP family duplicated permease — encoded protein: MTRARVPVLASWLVARVTPRSRRDELLGDLAEMLHQRRARSGGLAAWRWYWRQTGRAVTDAADRAIRRERGPLGRTLVEDTRHAWRALTVRPAFSSAAVALLALGLGANATVFSWVNAVLLDPLPGTTEPGRLVQLSYLYRGDPLTSFSVPDYRDVREGATELEGVAGRDDLAVGVVIDHDAERAWAEVVTANYFDVLGVPMALGRAFTPGDDRAGTVPTAVLAHRYWTGRFGADPDVIGRAVRVNAQVVTIVGVAAPGFQGGESGLAYDLWLPLGAHPAVAPGPSRLDARGSRWLTVIGRLAPHATPDTVRAELDRTIDRMRRAFAAEGRYVEHRGAVFALSASPNGAVAILRPVLLVLMAVALVVLLVTCANLAGLILARSSARQREMAVRLSMGASRGRLVRQLLLEGAMLSALGAVGAVAALRWTAGLLVGMAPPSELPIALSVPVDARVLAVTAACAFGTVLLFALAPAVQTAPHDVAGTLRDAGAAGRAFGRHRWRRALVAAQVALSVALLVGAGLSLRSLQAASRMTPGFMADGLVVGWLDLFSAGYDETEGRAFYTRLLDRVRALPGVTAATLGRRVPLGFTGPASSDFTVEGAPATDDIRVAAVYHVGPDYAATLGARVVAGRDLTDADTAGRTAAVMVNETLARTYWKDRSPIGGRVMFGQPRADRPPTWMTVVGVVADIKQRSLTERPRPTLYVPVLQQYASAMVLHVRTSGDPDRLAGDLQRAVRDLDPRVPFFNVGRLDDHAAAATFTQRLAGDVLTALGALAVLLAGIGAYGLLAFLVGLRRREIGIRLAVGATRRQVVGLVAGTGARVVGAGLALGLVLSAGVGAGLRGLLIGVTAADPVTYTGVVAVLTLVAGAACVVPARRAAALDPALTLRDE